A window of Marinobacter salarius contains these coding sequences:
- a CDS encoding SDR family NAD(P)-dependent oxidoreductase, with product MSERLGAASNIWITGASSGIGEAVTRALVDQGHRLVITGRRQEALDGLSALAPERVVAARADTTSRADLQGISSTLETHGDLNMAILNAGTCEYLEIANYDSAVIENNISTNVVGTARCLDIALPALRRTVAKGQPATLVIVSSSAWWFPFGRAEGYGASKAALTYFAHALRADLAPEGIDVVVVSPGFVKTPLTDRNDFPMPFLVSAEDAAGRIVNGLRKGRNEIAFPKRFTWTLKALGALPQGLIDRMAASMSHKSRNEQETNG from the coding sequence ATGAGTGAACGGCTTGGAGCAGCATCCAACATCTGGATTACCGGGGCCAGTTCAGGGATCGGCGAAGCCGTTACCCGCGCGCTGGTAGACCAGGGGCACCGTTTGGTGATCACCGGCCGGCGACAGGAGGCGTTAGACGGCTTGAGCGCGTTGGCGCCAGAGCGAGTTGTAGCAGCGCGGGCGGACACCACGAGCCGAGCGGACCTACAGGGTATTTCCTCTACCCTGGAAACCCACGGCGATCTCAACATGGCTATCCTCAACGCCGGCACCTGTGAATACCTGGAAATCGCCAACTACGACAGCGCTGTGATCGAAAACAACATCAGCACCAACGTGGTCGGCACCGCACGCTGCCTGGATATTGCTTTGCCGGCTCTGCGGCGCACCGTTGCGAAGGGCCAACCGGCGACGCTGGTGATTGTCAGCTCATCGGCGTGGTGGTTTCCCTTCGGCCGTGCCGAGGGGTACGGCGCCTCCAAGGCCGCGCTCACCTACTTTGCCCACGCGCTACGAGCGGATCTGGCGCCCGAAGGCATCGACGTGGTGGTGGTTTCGCCAGGATTTGTGAAAACGCCGCTGACCGATAGGAACGATTTTCCTATGCCGTTCCTGGTCTCAGCGGAAGACGCCGCGGGCCGTATCGTCAACGGACTGCGTAAAGGCCGGAACGAAATCGCTTTTCCGAAGCGATTCACCTGGACACTGAAAGCCCTGGGCGCCCTGCCCCAGGGGTTGATTGATCGCATGGCGGCCAGCATGAGCCACAAAAGCAGGAACGAACAGGAAACCAATGGATGA
- a CDS encoding nuclear transport factor 2 family protein encodes MSTASIIEMGNQNSSVHETLGRFTQLFNNLCAGNMADLSSVYSENVTFTDPFTSVRGIDELTEYFSGAYANVISCGFDFGEPVVNGEDVCIPWVMHLRHKRIRKGNPVAVEGISQLVIREGHVLSHRDYFDIGQLLYENLPLMGGVIRWIRNQAG; translated from the coding sequence ATGAGTACCGCCTCTATCATCGAAATGGGCAACCAGAATTCATCCGTCCATGAAACCCTTGGGCGCTTCACGCAACTCTTCAATAACCTCTGTGCCGGAAACATGGCGGATCTGTCCAGCGTGTACAGCGAAAACGTGACGTTTACCGATCCGTTCACCAGCGTGCGGGGTATTGATGAACTGACAGAGTACTTTTCCGGTGCCTACGCCAACGTGATTTCCTGCGGCTTCGACTTCGGCGAGCCCGTGGTCAACGGCGAGGATGTGTGCATTCCCTGGGTAATGCACCTCCGGCACAAGCGTATTCGAAAGGGCAACCCTGTCGCGGTGGAAGGCATTAGTCAGTTGGTTATTCGTGAGGGGCACGTTCTCTCCCATCGGGATTATTTCGACATCGGCCAGTTGCTCTACGAGAACCTTCCGTTAATGGGTGGCGTGATCCGTTGGATAAGGAATCAGGCGGGATGA
- a CDS encoding acyl-CoA desaturase has protein sequence MTRVQHWLTNILRWFDSAAGSDHLDTNSRAFNFLRVVPFIALHLACLLVIVTGTSTFAVIFAIGFFAVRMFAITGFYHRYFAHKTFKTSRVAQFLFGVLGASAAQRGPLWWAAHHRHHHQHSDDEKDLHSPHQGGFWWSHVGWFTCDAGFAMDERRVKDWLKFPELRFLNRFDSLVPAAAAVGIYALGEALAAWAPGLGTNGLQLLTWGFFISTVLLFHATVSINSLSHVWGKRRFETSDDSRNNVWLALITMGEGWHNNHHRWPQSVRQGFRWYEVDMTWYGLWLLARLGIIWDMNPIPEHIQEETRQLDSMRRKHS, from the coding sequence ATGACCCGAGTGCAACACTGGCTGACAAACATTCTGAGATGGTTCGACTCCGCTGCGGGTTCGGATCACCTCGACACAAATTCGCGGGCTTTCAATTTTCTCAGGGTGGTTCCCTTTATAGCACTTCATCTGGCCTGTCTGCTGGTCATCGTCACGGGCACCAGTACCTTTGCCGTCATCTTTGCAATTGGCTTTTTCGCCGTGCGCATGTTCGCCATTACTGGCTTCTACCACCGATACTTTGCCCATAAAACGTTTAAGACCAGCCGTGTTGCGCAGTTTCTTTTTGGCGTTCTTGGCGCCAGCGCGGCCCAGCGAGGCCCGCTTTGGTGGGCCGCCCATCACCGGCACCATCACCAGCATTCGGACGATGAGAAGGACCTGCATTCGCCGCATCAAGGTGGTTTCTGGTGGTCTCATGTCGGCTGGTTCACCTGCGACGCGGGCTTTGCCATGGACGAGCGCCGTGTGAAGGATTGGCTGAAATTCCCGGAACTCCGTTTTCTTAATCGGTTTGACTCACTGGTGCCGGCGGCTGCCGCGGTCGGTATTTATGCCTTGGGTGAAGCTCTGGCGGCGTGGGCGCCCGGCCTGGGCACCAATGGTTTGCAGCTGCTGACCTGGGGCTTCTTCATATCGACGGTGTTGCTGTTCCACGCCACGGTATCCATCAATTCCCTGTCCCATGTCTGGGGAAAACGCCGTTTCGAAACGTCTGATGACAGCAGGAACAACGTCTGGCTTGCGCTCATCACCATGGGCGAAGGCTGGCACAACAACCACCATCGCTGGCCGCAATCCGTGCGCCAGGGATTCCGGTGGTACGAGGTGGATATGACCTGGTATGGACTGTGGTTACTTGCGCGCCTTGGCATCATCTGGGATATGAACCCTATTCCAGAACACATTCAGGAAGAAACCCGCCAACTGGATTCCATGAGGAGGAAACACTCATGA
- a CDS encoding NAD(P)/FAD-dependent oxidoreductase has product MFNQTDQMPVIRRIAIVGSGMAGLSAALLLQEQNHEVTIFEKSRGPGGRMAAKRVAGSSVDIGAQYFTIRNPAFSAFLNRYAEGSFRPWPGRFGYQATSGQWEPFPQETRYVGVPRMTAITRGLSTAADVQAQTRIDSLVRHGQQWLLNDTGGESYGPFDAVIVTAPPAQARDLFSNSTLTALSDQMQRHVSHIQPCWATAVYFRQALEQPYDGMRCQNPILDWIANNTSKPGRDDSGQWWVLHATPQWSREHENTSADKVSVAMVEAFQKVTGVTVCPEDWISHRWLYAKSSPTEQPGFRWYGDQRIGLAGDWLSGGRVEGAFNSASGLVAHMLAD; this is encoded by the coding sequence ATGTTTAACCAAACCGATCAGATGCCTGTTATACGCCGGATTGCCATTGTTGGTTCAGGCATGGCCGGCCTGAGTGCAGCACTTCTGCTTCAGGAGCAGAACCATGAAGTGACGATCTTCGAGAAAAGCCGTGGCCCGGGCGGTCGCATGGCCGCAAAGCGTGTTGCGGGTAGCTCCGTGGACATCGGGGCGCAATACTTTACGATCAGGAATCCTGCGTTCTCCGCCTTCCTGAACCGCTATGCCGAAGGCAGTTTCAGGCCGTGGCCCGGGCGGTTTGGTTACCAGGCCACCTCCGGGCAATGGGAGCCGTTCCCGCAAGAGACCCGCTACGTCGGCGTTCCCCGGATGACCGCCATCACCCGCGGGCTTTCCACCGCTGCAGACGTCCAGGCGCAAACGCGCATTGATAGCCTGGTTCGCCATGGTCAGCAGTGGCTGCTGAACGATACAGGCGGCGAGTCTTATGGTCCCTTTGACGCGGTTATCGTCACGGCACCTCCGGCTCAGGCCCGGGATCTGTTCAGCAACAGTACGCTCACAGCGCTCTCGGACCAGATGCAGCGCCACGTTAGCCATATCCAGCCGTGCTGGGCAACCGCTGTCTATTTTCGGCAGGCGCTGGAGCAGCCCTATGACGGGATGCGGTGCCAGAATCCGATACTCGACTGGATTGCGAATAACACCAGCAAACCGGGCAGAGACGATTCCGGCCAATGGTGGGTTCTCCATGCAACGCCGCAATGGTCCCGGGAGCACGAGAATACCTCGGCGGACAAGGTGTCGGTTGCCATGGTTGAGGCGTTTCAGAAGGTAACCGGTGTTACTGTCTGCCCTGAAGACTGGATTTCGCACCGGTGGCTTTATGCGAAATCCTCGCCGACGGAACAACCCGGCTTTCGCTGGTATGGCGACCAGCGCATCGGGCTGGCCGGGGACTGGCTGAGCGGCGGCCGCGTGGAGGGCGCGTTCAACAGTGCCAGTGGCCTGGTCGCGCATATGCTGGCGGACTAA
- a CDS encoding phosphohydrolase: MRSAVNDLLGAYDKLIMDPVHGGIPLYRHEIKVIDHPLFQRLRNICQNDILSLVFPGATHSRFLHSIGVMHVGTRMFRSMIDAYLRERQLSDQTDLSLSQLDAIDYLAKTIRLGCLLHDSGHSSFSHQFTQARRIHDLMSRPDRFDDLWSGVDYSVYHSERPEELEHEHYSVRVAHEVLSSIDLETSGLDPRDVIGIMETTDVRPSEAFCRHARTFWNFIAGNDADSGVLSEADTPRLVMDLMSSIVSGEIDADRADYMLRDGFHSSVTIGGFNLDHLLSNLRFGWDVREPWLGLAITQKGLGALEDFVYSRHQMYRKVYAHKTALGFDWLLREAINEVLEDPEIFDWVDTCLSDMRYFAELTDSFFWEAFRKVARKNPGSYSRCIVDRAKLNHLDTREDLTAAGIEDHSRWLARELDLDPGEVVTCSMRARFSNIQDNFNGIKVLVRDPINRARSLRKITDISAFFSKFSDGTITHFYVRPTVLTGT, encoded by the coding sequence ATGAGAAGTGCCGTCAATGACCTGCTCGGGGCTTATGACAAGCTGATCATGGACCCAGTCCATGGCGGAATTCCGCTTTACCGGCATGAAATCAAGGTTATCGACCATCCCCTGTTCCAGCGCCTGCGCAACATTTGCCAGAACGACATCCTCAGCCTGGTTTTCCCGGGGGCGACCCACTCACGCTTCCTTCACAGTATTGGCGTGATGCACGTGGGCACGCGGATGTTCCGCTCGATGATCGACGCCTACCTGCGGGAACGCCAGCTTAGCGATCAGACGGACCTGAGCCTGAGCCAGCTTGATGCCATTGACTACCTGGCCAAGACCATCCGCCTGGGCTGCCTGCTGCACGACAGCGGCCATTCCAGCTTCTCCCACCAGTTCACCCAGGCGCGGCGAATTCACGATCTGATGTCGCGGCCCGACCGGTTTGATGACCTTTGGAGTGGTGTCGACTATTCGGTGTATCACAGTGAACGCCCGGAAGAACTGGAACACGAGCACTATTCCGTGAGGGTCGCCCACGAGGTGCTGTCGTCCATTGACCTTGAGACCTCCGGCCTCGATCCAAGAGACGTGATCGGCATCATGGAAACCACGGATGTGCGGCCCAGCGAGGCCTTTTGTCGTCATGCGCGCACGTTCTGGAATTTCATCGCCGGGAACGACGCGGACTCCGGTGTTCTAAGCGAGGCCGACACCCCCCGGCTGGTCATGGACCTGATGTCGTCCATAGTCTCCGGTGAAATCGACGCCGACCGGGCCGACTACATGCTTCGGGACGGATTCCACTCCTCAGTCACCATCGGTGGTTTCAACCTTGACCACCTGCTGAGCAACCTGCGCTTCGGCTGGGACGTGCGCGAGCCCTGGCTGGGCCTGGCCATCACCCAGAAGGGTCTTGGCGCCTTGGAGGACTTCGTCTACAGCCGCCACCAGATGTACCGCAAGGTCTACGCCCACAAGACGGCCCTGGGTTTCGACTGGCTGTTGCGGGAAGCGATCAACGAAGTGCTTGAAGACCCGGAAATATTCGATTGGGTGGATACCTGCCTGAGTGACATGCGCTACTTCGCAGAACTGACAGACAGCTTTTTCTGGGAGGCTTTCCGCAAAGTGGCGCGGAAGAACCCCGGCAGCTATTCGCGCTGCATTGTTGACCGGGCGAAACTGAACCACCTGGACACCCGGGAAGATCTGACCGCCGCCGGCATCGAGGATCACAGCCGTTGGCTGGCCCGGGAGCTGGACCTGGACCCGGGCGAGGTTGTGACCTGCTCCATGCGGGCACGGTTCTCCAACATCCAGGACAATTTCAACGGCATCAAGGTACTGGTGCGTGATCCGATCAACCGTGCCCGTTCCCTGCGCAAGATTACCGATATCAGCGCCTTCTTCAGCAAGTTCAGCGACGGTACCATCACCCACTTCTACGTTCGGCCAACCGTACTGACCGGCACGTAA
- a CDS encoding PP2C family protein-serine/threonine phosphatase, with amino-acid sequence MTSRTERILIIDSDERARSELGRYLEARGFYVTGYPDLASARSLFDDNIPDIIFADLSPDAIGELAGRLEDAETFTPIVACYSTADASEIVNALRAGAADIVLKPCSDDRGALDDVIGKLFDRVRVNRLNQLYRQELEEANRDLRDGIAELRADQRAGRKVQLRMLPDQEQALSGFSINHLIKPSLFLSGDFLDYFRISEDKVLVYIADVSGHGASSAFVTVLLKNLTNRLQRNLRRGSSDDILYPDRFLERINSELLDTGLGKHVTVFVGIISTSDKSLRYSVGAHFPMPILSLEGGRTEFLEGSGLPVGLFETPEWEVYEVPLDKPFHLILFSDGILEVIKAKSLDEKERTLLELVSGGSHTIASLGEALNLDEITELPDDIAIVSVTDTDTDSSGPTSK; translated from the coding sequence ATGACATCGCGCACCGAGCGCATTCTTATTATCGATTCGGATGAGCGTGCCCGTTCGGAACTGGGGCGGTACCTTGAGGCCAGGGGCTTCTACGTCACCGGTTATCCGGACCTGGCTTCCGCTCGTTCCCTGTTTGACGATAATATCCCGGACATCATTTTTGCCGACCTGTCACCGGACGCCATTGGTGAGCTCGCCGGTAGACTGGAAGACGCGGAAACCTTCACCCCCATCGTTGCCTGCTATTCCACCGCGGATGCGTCCGAAATCGTCAATGCACTGAGAGCGGGTGCAGCCGATATCGTGCTTAAACCCTGTTCCGATGATCGTGGCGCCCTCGACGACGTTATTGGCAAGCTGTTTGATCGGGTGCGTGTGAACCGGCTTAACCAGCTTTATCGTCAGGAACTGGAAGAGGCTAACCGGGACTTGCGGGACGGTATTGCTGAACTGCGCGCCGACCAACGCGCTGGCCGTAAGGTCCAGCTCAGAATGTTGCCGGACCAGGAACAGGCGCTTTCCGGCTTTTCCATCAATCACCTCATCAAGCCCTCCCTGTTTCTCAGCGGGGATTTCCTGGACTACTTCCGAATATCCGAAGACAAGGTGCTGGTTTATATCGCCGATGTGTCTGGCCATGGTGCCAGCTCTGCCTTCGTAACGGTGCTGCTGAAGAATCTGACCAACCGCCTTCAGCGTAATCTCAGGCGTGGCTCGAGTGATGACATCCTGTATCCCGATCGTTTCCTTGAGCGCATTAATTCCGAATTGCTCGATACCGGTTTGGGTAAGCATGTAACGGTGTTCGTCGGCATCATATCGACGTCCGACAAAAGCCTTCGTTATTCGGTGGGAGCTCATTTTCCCATGCCGATCCTTTCCCTGGAGGGCGGCAGAACAGAGTTCCTCGAGGGCAGTGGGTTGCCAGTGGGGCTGTTCGAGACACCGGAGTGGGAGGTTTATGAAGTTCCACTGGACAAGCCGTTCCACCTGATTCTTTTCTCAGACGGTATACTGGAGGTCATCAAGGCCAAAAGCCTTGATGAAAAGGAAAGGACACTACTTGAACTCGTCTCGGGAGGTAGTCACACTATTGCTTCCCTGGGCGAGGCTCTGAATCTCGACGAGATCACAGAGTTACCTGACGATATTGCCATCGTATCAGTAACGGATACCGATACTGATAGCAGTGGCCCGACGTCGAAATAG
- a CDS encoding STAS domain-containing protein: protein MAGYKILQAEKQGIYVLKFIGEIRLNLCSTLDNLVESITQDPDFKTVVIDLTETEIIDSTTLGLLAKIAMAAQKRSNFLPTMISTNPDITRIITSMGFDKIFIIVREPASRIEELEEIPVLRASEQQVRDKVLEAHRVLMGLNSRNREEFKNLVRALECEEPG, encoded by the coding sequence ATGGCTGGTTACAAGATCCTGCAAGCTGAAAAACAGGGTATTTATGTCCTGAAGTTTATTGGAGAAATCCGGCTGAACCTGTGTTCGACGCTGGACAATCTGGTTGAGTCCATTACCCAGGATCCAGACTTCAAGACGGTGGTTATTGATCTTACTGAAACCGAGATCATCGACAGCACCACCCTGGGGCTGCTTGCCAAGATTGCTATGGCTGCCCAGAAACGCAGCAATTTCCTGCCTACAATGATATCCACCAACCCCGATATAACCCGAATCATCACCTCCATGGGTTTCGACAAGATTTTCATCATTGTTCGTGAGCCTGCGTCCCGTATCGAAGAACTGGAAGAAATCCCCGTACTGCGCGCAAGTGAGCAACAGGTCAGGGATAAGGTGTTGGAGGCCCACCGTGTTCTGATGGGTCTGAACAGCCGTAATCGGGAAGAATTCAAGAACCTGGTGCGCGCCCTGGAATGCGAAGAGCCCGGCTGA
- a CDS encoding NAD(P)H-dependent glycerol-3-phosphate dehydrogenase, translated as MPDKNDRGPTEASRTGHDVAVLGGGSFGSAMAKVLGENGHTVHFWMRDEAQADEIRDTGINSRYMPGVALTGDIQPTTSLPEAVGNAEIVFVAIPSKAFRSVIRENGSEFREGQIVVSLTKGIEEHGFKLMSEILQEEIPRSRIGVLSGPNLAGEIVSQDLTATVIAAKDPDVRRTVQELLGCEYLRVYANVDVYGVELAGALKNIYAIVAGLASARNLGENAKAMLITRGLAEMSRFAVSLGANPMTFMGLAGVGDLIVTCTSPKSRNYRVGYAVGNGQALDDAVAELGQVAEGIYTLKLVKEKSEAIGIYMPLVRGLYEILYDGASISAVINSLMMSVQNSDVEFILPRTISQ; from the coding sequence ATGCCTGACAAAAATGACCGTGGGCCCACTGAAGCTTCCCGGACCGGCCATGATGTGGCGGTTCTCGGCGGTGGCAGTTTCGGTTCTGCCATGGCCAAAGTGCTCGGAGAGAATGGCCACACCGTTCATTTCTGGATGAGGGACGAAGCCCAGGCGGACGAAATCCGTGATACCGGCATCAACAGCCGCTATATGCCGGGTGTTGCCCTCACGGGTGACATACAGCCTACCACCAGCCTGCCAGAAGCCGTCGGTAACGCTGAAATTGTCTTTGTTGCCATTCCCAGCAAGGCCTTTCGCTCCGTTATTCGTGAAAACGGCTCTGAGTTCCGCGAAGGACAAATCGTTGTCAGCCTGACCAAGGGCATCGAAGAGCACGGCTTCAAGCTGATGAGCGAAATTCTTCAGGAAGAAATCCCGCGTTCCCGCATTGGTGTGCTCAGCGGCCCCAATCTGGCCGGAGAGATTGTCAGTCAGGACCTCACGGCAACCGTTATCGCGGCCAAGGACCCTGATGTGCGCCGCACGGTCCAGGAACTGCTCGGTTGTGAGTATTTGCGGGTATACGCCAATGTGGACGTTTACGGCGTAGAGCTCGCCGGTGCACTGAAGAATATCTACGCCATCGTTGCCGGGCTGGCATCAGCGCGGAACCTGGGCGAGAATGCCAAGGCGATGTTGATTACTCGCGGGCTGGCGGAAATGAGCCGGTTTGCGGTCAGCCTGGGTGCCAACCCCATGACGTTTATGGGGCTGGCAGGGGTAGGGGATCTTATTGTTACCTGTACCTCTCCGAAAAGTAGGAACTACCGTGTCGGTTACGCCGTGGGCAATGGGCAGGCGCTGGATGATGCGGTTGCAGAGTTGGGCCAGGTGGCAGAGGGCATCTACACCCTGAAACTGGTTAAGGAAAAATCCGAGGCGATTGGGATTTACATGCCCCTGGTTCGGGGCCTTTACGAGATTCTTTACGATGGTGCCTCCATCAGCGCAGTGATC